From one Nocardioides sp. Kera G14 genomic stretch:
- a CDS encoding acetone carboxylase encodes MPGSWGLRWNNPKIHTPDRRKIWLACEDHKESLSSFLSARGFLKEVEPHGG; translated from the coding sequence ATGCCCGGCTCCTGGGGGCTGCGCTGGAACAACCCGAAGATCCACACCCCCGACCGCCGCAAGATCTGGCTCGCGTGCGAGGACCACAAGGAGTCTCTGAGCTCCTTCCTCAGCGCTCGCGGCTTCCTCAAGGAGGTCGAGCCGCATGGCGGGTAG
- a CDS encoding neutral zinc metallopeptidase, translating to MRFNPKARLDNSRVQDVGSGGGGGLGGGGLSGLPIPTGKMGGGIGGIILIIALVIISQCTGVDLTGGVLSGSTTSLDASRFSGASVAGTGSGTHDFSSCQTGDDANNSEDCALVAVENSLGDYWSKELGSQFQYENGVHVFEGQVSTQGCGTATEDVGPFYCPTDQTIYLDTAFYQDMLEGQLGGQDAPFVRAYVIAHEYGHHIQNLLGIMNKVKTQQGQNSDSVKLELQADCFAGMWAQAATTASGDDNEPLISDLTDTDISDAIGAAHDVGDDYIQNKMQGGTNPESWTHGSSAQRESEFKKGMASNNDISACDTGLGVG from the coding sequence ATGCGGTTCAACCCGAAGGCACGTCTCGACAACAGCCGCGTGCAGGACGTGGGCAGCGGCGGAGGCGGTGGCCTCGGGGGCGGCGGTCTGAGTGGCCTTCCCATCCCCACCGGGAAGATGGGCGGCGGCATCGGCGGGATCATCCTGATCATTGCGCTCGTCATCATCAGCCAGTGCACCGGTGTGGACCTCACGGGCGGTGTCCTGAGCGGCAGCACCACCAGCCTGGACGCCAGCAGGTTCTCCGGCGCGAGCGTGGCCGGCACGGGCAGCGGTACCCACGACTTCTCCAGCTGCCAGACCGGTGACGACGCCAACAACAGCGAGGACTGCGCCCTCGTGGCCGTCGAGAACTCGCTCGGGGACTACTGGAGCAAGGAGCTCGGCAGCCAGTTCCAGTACGAGAACGGTGTGCACGTCTTCGAGGGCCAGGTCAGCACGCAGGGCTGCGGCACCGCCACCGAGGACGTCGGGCCGTTCTACTGCCCGACGGACCAGACGATCTACCTCGACACCGCCTTCTACCAGGACATGCTCGAGGGCCAGCTCGGTGGTCAGGACGCGCCGTTCGTCCGGGCCTACGTCATCGCGCACGAGTACGGCCACCACATCCAGAACCTGCTCGGCATCATGAACAAGGTGAAGACGCAGCAGGGCCAGAACTCCGACTCGGTCAAGCTCGAGCTCCAGGCTGACTGCTTCGCGGGCATGTGGGCGCAGGCTGCGACCACCGCCTCGGGTGACGACAACGAGCCGCTCATCTCCGACCTCACCGACACCGACATCAGCGACGCGATCGGTGCCGCCCATGACGTCGGCGACGACTACATCCAGAACAAGATGCAGGGCGGCACGAACCCCGAGTCCTGGACGCACGGTTCATCGGCCCAACGTGAGTCGGAGTTCAAGAAGGGCATGGCCTCGAACAACGACATTTCCGCCTGTGACACCGGCCTGGGTGTCGGCTGA
- a CDS encoding beta-ketoacyl-ACP reductase, with protein sequence MSRSVLITGGNRGLGRAIAEAFVAAGDKVAVTTRSGGAPEGTLEIKCDVTDARQVEDAFAAVEEAHGPVEVLVANAGITRDTLLLRMGDDDWADVIDTNLTSAFRLAKRASKGMLRARSGRLIFISSVVGLLGSAGQANYAASKSGLIGFSRSLARELGPRGITSNVIAPGFIDTDMTAELSEEQREAIRAQVPLGRYGDPAEIAEAALWLASAGYVSGAVIPVDGGLGMGH encoded by the coding sequence ATGAGCAGATCAGTCCTCATCACGGGCGGAAACAGGGGCCTCGGCCGCGCGATCGCGGAGGCCTTCGTCGCGGCCGGCGACAAGGTCGCGGTCACGACGCGCAGCGGTGGCGCACCTGAGGGCACGCTCGAGATCAAGTGCGACGTCACCGATGCCCGCCAGGTCGAGGACGCCTTCGCGGCGGTCGAGGAGGCGCACGGTCCGGTCGAGGTGCTGGTCGCCAACGCCGGCATCACCCGCGACACGCTCCTGCTGCGGATGGGCGACGACGACTGGGCGGACGTGATCGACACCAACCTCACCTCGGCCTTCCGGCTGGCCAAGCGCGCGTCGAAGGGCATGCTCCGCGCGCGGTCGGGCCGACTGATCTTCATCTCGTCGGTCGTCGGGCTGCTCGGCTCGGCGGGGCAGGCCAACTACGCCGCCTCCAAGTCCGGCCTGATCGGCTTCTCCCGCTCGCTCGCCCGTGAGCTCGGGCCGCGCGGCATCACGTCGAACGTGATCGCTCCCGGGTTCATCGACACCGACATGACCGCCGAGCTGTCGGAGGAGCAGAGGGAAGCGATCCGCGCGCAGGTGCCGCTGGGCCGCTACGGCGACCCGGCAGAGATCGCCGAGGCGGCGCTGTGGCTGGCCTCCGCCGGGTACGTGTCCGGTGCGGTGATCCCGGTCGACGGCGGACTCGGGATGGGACACTGA
- a CDS encoding DUF3099 domain-containing protein: protein MARGRKGAPEAIRITDAPAPLSDDIKKRQRRYLAAMLARTAFFIAAGVTGIMGILWLAMICVLLAILLPYVAVVMANASTPKGAETSPFGAAMTQQDRLRQLPSRHDPR, encoded by the coding sequence ATGGCACGCGGCAGGAAGGGCGCCCCCGAGGCGATCCGGATCACGGACGCGCCGGCACCCCTGTCCGATGACATCAAGAAGCGTCAGCGGCGCTACCTCGCCGCGATGCTCGCCCGCACCGCCTTCTTCATCGCCGCCGGCGTCACCGGAATCATGGGGATCCTCTGGCTCGCGATGATCTGTGTCCTGCTCGCGATCCTGCTGCCGTACGTCGCCGTGGTGATGGCCAACGCCTCGACCCCGAAGGGCGCAGAGACCTCGCCCTTCGGCGCCGCGATGACCCAGCAGGACCGGCTCCGCCAGCTCCCGTCGCGGCACGATCCGCGGTGA
- a CDS encoding SufS family cysteine desulfurase, with protein sequence MDGLLPDLDLVRKDFPILDREFGAGDDAVPLVYLDSANTSQKPQIVIDTMVDHLERHNANIARAMHHLGAEATEAFENARDIVARFIGAPERDEVIFTKNASEALNLVAQTVPLSAGDVVVTTEMEHHSNIVPWQLATQRSGADLRWFGLTDDGQLDLTNIDELITPATKVVALTWVSNMLGTINPIAEIARKAHEIGAFVVVDASQAAPVLPIDLAAMPHLERPDFLAFTGHKTVGPTGIGVLWGARKQLEALPPFLGGGEMIATVTMERSTYAPIPHKFEAGTPPIVEAVGLGAALEYLMHLGMENVHAHELAITTYALERLQSVKGLTVMGPLDAAKRGGAISFELEGVHPHDVAQVLDSRGVAIRAGHHCAKPAHQRFNVQASCRMSSYLYTTPAEIDALVDALEYTRDYFKLDSQ encoded by the coding sequence ATGGACGGCCTGCTCCCGGACCTCGATCTGGTCCGCAAGGACTTCCCGATCCTGGACCGGGAGTTTGGTGCGGGCGACGACGCGGTGCCGCTGGTCTACCTCGACAGCGCCAACACGTCGCAGAAGCCGCAGATCGTGATCGACACGATGGTCGACCATCTCGAGCGGCACAACGCCAACATCGCCCGCGCGATGCACCACCTCGGCGCCGAGGCGACCGAGGCGTTCGAGAACGCCCGCGACATCGTGGCGCGCTTCATCGGGGCGCCTGAGCGCGACGAGGTGATCTTCACCAAGAACGCCTCCGAGGCACTCAACCTCGTCGCGCAGACCGTCCCGCTGTCAGCCGGGGACGTCGTCGTCACCACCGAGATGGAGCACCACTCCAACATCGTCCCGTGGCAGCTCGCGACGCAGCGCTCCGGCGCCGACCTCCGCTGGTTCGGCCTCACGGACGACGGTCAACTGGACCTGACGAACATCGACGAGCTCATCACGCCGGCGACGAAGGTCGTCGCGCTGACGTGGGTCTCCAACATGCTCGGCACGATCAACCCGATCGCGGAGATTGCACGGAAGGCTCACGAGATCGGCGCGTTCGTCGTCGTGGACGCCTCGCAGGCCGCGCCGGTGCTGCCGATCGACCTGGCCGCGATGCCTCATCTGGAGCGTCCGGACTTCCTCGCGTTCACCGGGCACAAGACCGTCGGCCCGACCGGCATCGGCGTGCTCTGGGGCGCGCGGAAGCAGCTCGAGGCGCTACCTCCGTTCCTCGGAGGCGGCGAGATGATCGCGACCGTGACGATGGAGAGGTCGACGTACGCGCCGATCCCGCACAAGTTCGAGGCGGGTACGCCGCCGATCGTCGAGGCAGTGGGTCTCGGGGCGGCACTGGAGTACCTCATGCACCTCGGCATGGAGAACGTGCACGCGCACGAGCTCGCGATCACGACGTACGCGCTCGAGCGCTTGCAGTCGGTCAAGGGCCTGACGGTGATGGGGCCGCTCGACGCCGCCAAGCGCGGCGGAGCGATCTCCTTCGAGCTCGAGGGCGTGCACCCGCACGACGTCGCGCAGGTGCTCGACTCCAGGGGCGTCGCGATCCGTGCCGGCCACCACTGCGCCAAGCCCGCCCACCAGCGGTTCAACGTGCAGGCGTCATGCCGGATGTCGTCGTACCTCTACACGACGCCGGCCGAGATCGACGCGCTCGTGGACGCGCTGGAATACACCCGCGACTACTTCAAGTTGGACTCACAGTGA
- a CDS encoding SURF1 family protein, with translation MAGRSRISFVASRRWALFFLAVIVVAIGTYYLGRWQFHRLADRKADNNIVRANEQRTPVPIDQVLSPGQHAPKKDEWLLVTATGTYDTAHTVTWRYRNSDQYDEAGIDVVVPLVTADGTAVVVDRGFVPTDGNNALAKAPAPPSGTVTVTGYVRLDGTGDSTAVDESLGTRSLSSSTVAKATGHTTYGGWLQLKHEDPTPATAPALYELPDLGNGPHFFYGIQWWFFGLLAIFGFGYLMWDEYRTQEDDDSEEAVRRREARTDAEREKAAKIEKKRALKAAYQQAYEREKSDRT, from the coding sequence ATGGCGGGTAGATCGCGGATCAGTTTCGTCGCAAGTCGCCGGTGGGCGCTCTTCTTCCTCGCCGTCATTGTCGTCGCGATCGGCACGTACTACCTGGGTCGATGGCAGTTCCACCGCCTCGCGGACCGCAAGGCCGATAACAACATCGTCCGTGCCAACGAGCAGCGCACCCCGGTTCCGATCGACCAGGTCCTCTCCCCCGGGCAGCACGCGCCGAAGAAGGACGAGTGGCTGCTCGTCACCGCCACCGGCACCTACGACACCGCGCACACGGTCACGTGGCGCTACCGCAACAGCGACCAGTACGACGAGGCCGGCATCGACGTCGTCGTTCCGCTGGTGACCGCTGACGGCACCGCCGTCGTCGTCGACCGCGGCTTCGTGCCGACCGACGGCAACAACGCGCTGGCGAAGGCGCCCGCGCCGCCGTCGGGCACCGTCACGGTGACGGGCTACGTCCGCCTCGACGGCACCGGTGACTCGACCGCCGTCGACGAGAGCCTCGGCACCCGCAGTCTCTCCTCATCCACCGTGGCGAAGGCGACCGGCCACACGACGTACGGCGGGTGGCTGCAGCTCAAGCACGAGGACCCGACGCCGGCGACGGCACCGGCCCTCTATGAGCTGCCGGACCTCGGCAACGGACCGCACTTCTTCTACGGCATCCAGTGGTGGTTCTTCGGCCTGTTGGCGATCTTCGGCTTCGGCTACCTGATGTGGGACGAGTACCGCACGCAGGAGGACGACGACTCCGAGGAGGCGGTACGCCGACGGGAGGCCCGCACGGATGCCGAGCGTGAGAAGGCGGCCAAGATCGAGAAGAAGCGCGCGCTCAAGGCCGCGTACCAGCAGGCCTACGAGCGCGAGAAGAGCGACCGGACCTGA
- a CDS encoding metal-sulfur cluster assembly factor has translation MSLTVEDVEEAMKDVVDPELGINVVDLGLIYGLHLDGNEVTIDMTLTSAACPLTDLIQDQTNQALEEMATNVTINWVWMPPWGPDKITPDGREQLRALGFNV, from the coding sequence ATGAGCCTGACCGTTGAAGACGTCGAAGAGGCGATGAAGGACGTCGTCGACCCCGAGCTCGGGATCAACGTCGTCGACCTCGGCCTGATCTACGGCCTCCACCTCGACGGCAACGAGGTGACGATCGACATGACCCTCACCTCGGCCGCCTGCCCGCTCACCGACCTGATCCAGGACCAGACCAACCAAGCCCTGGAGGAGATGGCGACCAACGTCACCATCAACTGGGTCTGGATGCCGCCGTGGGGCCCGGACAAGATCACCCCCGACGGACGCGAGCAGCTCAGGGCGCTCGGCTTCAACGTCTGA
- a CDS encoding RNA polymerase sigma factor, with the protein MSTTAPSDLADFYVLACPPLIGYLTVLTGNAADAEEVAQEAFVRLWQRWSTVQHYDNPSAWLRQVATRLAINRFRRSKVAVLALPRLRTVDHYEIDDPDVDLTRALGTLPIEQRAVVLLHHLHDLPLTEVASLLDIPSGTAKSRLARARTALAPLLDRSEA; encoded by the coding sequence GTGAGCACCACGGCGCCCAGCGACCTCGCGGACTTCTACGTGCTCGCCTGCCCACCACTCATCGGCTACCTGACGGTGCTCACCGGCAATGCGGCCGATGCAGAGGAGGTTGCGCAGGAGGCGTTCGTACGGCTCTGGCAACGCTGGTCCACCGTCCAGCACTACGACAACCCGTCAGCCTGGCTTCGCCAGGTCGCCACCCGGCTCGCCATCAACCGGTTCCGACGGAGCAAAGTCGCTGTCCTCGCGCTTCCTCGCCTGCGCACGGTCGACCACTATGAGATCGACGATCCTGACGTGGACCTCACCCGAGCGCTGGGCACGCTGCCGATCGAACAACGCGCGGTCGTGCTGCTCCACCACCTCCACGACCTGCCGCTCACCGAGGTGGCCAGCCTCCTCGACATCCCGTCGGGCACCGCGAAGTCACGTCTCGCCCGCGCCCGGACCGCATTGGCCCCACTGCTCGACAGGAGCGAGGCATGA
- the sufU gene encoding Fe-S cluster assembly sulfur transfer protein SufU, whose amino-acid sequence MYQEIILDHYKHPHGKGLREDFEAEVHHVNPTCGDEITLRVHLADGKVADVSYDSLGCSISQASASVLHDLVVGKPIDDAFAIQEEFLHLMQGKGEVEPDEELLEDGIAFAGVAKFPARVKCALLSWMAWKDATAQSLSKENA is encoded by the coding sequence ATGTACCAGGAGATCATCCTGGACCACTACAAGCACCCACACGGCAAGGGGCTCCGTGAGGACTTCGAAGCCGAGGTGCACCACGTCAACCCGACCTGCGGTGACGAGATCACGCTGCGCGTCCACCTCGCCGACGGCAAGGTGGCCGACGTGTCGTACGACAGCCTCGGCTGCTCGATCTCGCAGGCCTCGGCCTCGGTGCTGCACGACCTTGTGGTCGGGAAGCCCATCGACGACGCCTTCGCGATCCAGGAGGAGTTCCTCCACCTGATGCAGGGCAAGGGTGAGGTGGAGCCCGATGAGGAGCTGCTCGAGGACGGCATCGCCTTCGCCGGCGTGGCGAAGTTCCCGGCACGCGTGAAGTGCGCGCTGCTGAGCTGGATGGCATGGAAGGACGCGACGGCCCAGTCGCTGTCGAAGGAGAACGCATGA
- a CDS encoding ABC transporter permease yields the protein MRTTAYAGPFTGTALLLRQNLRRDRIIAPVWIAVMVVMTYASAASTTTLFKTTADRLRLATSINEQPALRALYGPILDPGSVGELAMSKMTELYALFAAVLFVILVRRHTRVEEESGRSELIGATVVGRDAPMAAVLVECAGLAAVLGLAVGGSAIAGGLPVSGSVWFGLTWAGTALVGTAVAAVAVQLSASARTCGGFIAGMLGGIFLLRALGDGGRWTWLSWLSPLGWNTQLRAWSDPRGWAVLLYPAITAVLLVLARELRAHRDLGGGLIAARPGRVVGPAWVRSPIALILRLQRTSLILWTVAIAFMGVAFGAMAPGLDDMVESVGSGQELIDRLGGVMIAAVLSIGAMIITCFAVTVINHSSADETDGRLEMVLSTGASRRGWYAGTVVVAFAGAGWLVFVLGLGLWLGYGLAGGNDPYAALGASLAWIPAVTLVAAFGLLAWSFRPSWSIVGWFALVLFLLLTVVGELLELPEWVIDLSPYSAVPQYPAEAWRWMPLIVLAVLATLATVGAWFRFRERDIG from the coding sequence ATGAGGACGACGGCGTACGCCGGACCGTTCACAGGGACGGCGCTGCTCCTTCGACAGAACCTTCGCCGCGACCGGATCATCGCGCCCGTCTGGATCGCGGTCATGGTGGTCATGACCTACGCCTCCGCGGCGTCCACCACCACCCTCTTCAAGACCACGGCCGACCGGCTCAGACTCGCGACCTCGATCAACGAGCAGCCGGCACTGCGGGCGCTCTACGGTCCCATCCTCGACCCGGGCTCGGTCGGCGAGTTGGCCATGAGCAAGATGACCGAGCTCTACGCCCTCTTCGCGGCGGTCCTCTTCGTCATCCTCGTCCGTCGCCACACGCGGGTCGAGGAGGAGAGCGGGCGCTCAGAGCTCATCGGGGCGACGGTCGTCGGGCGGGACGCGCCCATGGCAGCGGTGCTGGTCGAGTGTGCCGGGCTTGCAGCGGTGCTGGGCCTCGCCGTGGGCGGCTCGGCGATCGCCGGCGGACTACCGGTCTCCGGCTCGGTGTGGTTCGGCCTCACATGGGCCGGCACGGCTCTCGTGGGCACAGCGGTCGCGGCCGTGGCCGTCCAACTGTCAGCCAGCGCGCGCACCTGCGGCGGCTTCATCGCCGGGATGCTCGGAGGCATCTTCCTCCTACGCGCCCTCGGCGACGGAGGCCGGTGGACCTGGCTCTCCTGGCTCTCGCCACTCGGTTGGAACACCCAACTCCGCGCATGGTCGGACCCGCGCGGCTGGGCGGTGCTGCTCTATCCGGCGATCACGGCCGTGCTGCTCGTGCTCGCCCGCGAGCTTCGGGCCCACCGCGACCTCGGCGGCGGTCTGATCGCCGCCCGGCCCGGCCGCGTCGTCGGACCGGCCTGGGTGCGGAGTCCGATCGCGCTCATCCTGCGGCTCCAGCGCACGTCCTTGATCCTCTGGACCGTCGCCATCGCCTTCATGGGCGTCGCGTTCGGCGCCATGGCGCCCGGCCTCGACGACATGGTGGAGTCGGTCGGCAGTGGGCAGGAGCTGATCGACCGGCTCGGAGGGGTGATGATCGCGGCGGTGCTGTCGATCGGCGCGATGATCATCACCTGCTTCGCCGTCACGGTCATCAACCACTCCTCGGCGGACGAGACCGACGGCCGTCTCGAGATGGTCCTCTCCACCGGCGCCTCCCGGCGCGGCTGGTACGCCGGCACAGTAGTCGTGGCTTTCGCGGGAGCTGGCTGGCTCGTGTTCGTCCTGGGTCTCGGGCTCTGGCTCGGCTACGGCCTGGCCGGCGGCAACGACCCCTACGCGGCGCTCGGGGCCTCGCTCGCCTGGATCCCCGCCGTGACTCTGGTGGCGGCCTTCGGTCTTCTGGCGTGGTCCTTCCGGCCGAGCTGGTCGATCGTCGGCTGGTTCGCTCTGGTGCTGTTCCTGCTCCTGACCGTGGTCGGTGAGCTGCTCGAGCTGCCGGAGTGGGTCATCGACCTCTCGCCGTACTCGGCCGTGCCGCAGTACCCCGCCGAGGCGTGGCGATGGATGCCCCTGATCGTTCTCGCGGTGCTCGCCACGCTGGCGACCGTGGGGGCCTGGTTCCGCTTCCGGGAGCGCGACATCGGTTAA
- a CDS encoding SDR family oxidoreductase, with product MTRPLALVTGASRGIGRAIALDLARTHQVIAGVRSVEALEATRRDIPDALGLIADLGDEEALAAAVDGLGLDRLDVFVHSAGLGEMQPLGTTTRADWRRSFEVNVFAAADLVARLLPALRAARGTVVLLNSDSGFMTYAGGSVYCGTKFALRALADCLRSEEREHGVRVVSVHPGWTSTDMAHQTRIANGSEGPEDTYVQPETIAAGVRMAVDAPPEAMVESLTIRPTVETPD from the coding sequence ATGACCCGTCCTCTCGCCCTCGTCACCGGAGCCTCGCGCGGCATCGGCCGCGCGATCGCCCTCGACCTGGCCCGCACACATCAGGTGATCGCGGGTGTCAGGAGCGTGGAAGCGCTCGAGGCGACCCGGCGCGACATCCCCGACGCCCTCGGCCTGATCGCGGACCTCGGGGATGAGGAGGCCCTCGCCGCAGCGGTCGACGGACTCGGCCTCGACCGACTCGACGTCTTCGTCCACTCCGCGGGGCTGGGCGAGATGCAGCCGCTCGGCACCACGACGCGCGCCGACTGGCGCCGCTCCTTCGAGGTCAACGTCTTCGCCGCCGCCGACCTCGTCGCGCGCCTGCTGCCGGCGCTCAGAGCAGCTCGTGGGACGGTCGTGCTGCTCAACTCCGACTCCGGCTTCATGACGTACGCCGGCGGCTCGGTCTACTGCGGCACAAAGTTCGCCCTCCGGGCACTCGCCGACTGCCTCCGCAGCGAGGAGCGGGAGCACGGCGTGCGGGTGGTCTCTGTCCACCCGGGCTGGACCTCGACCGACATGGCGCACCAGACCCGCATCGCGAACGGCTCCGAGGGACCGGAGGACACCTACGTCCAGCCCGAGACGATCGCCGCCGGCGTACGGATGGCGGTGGACGCGCCACCGGAGGCGATGGTCGAGAGCCTGACGATCAGGCCGACGGTCGAGACTCCGGACTGA
- a CDS encoding ABC-F family ATP-binding cassette domain-containing protein — MITAQNVEIRVGPRKLMGDVTFRVGPGDKVGLVGRNGAGKTTLTKVLAGDLEPDAGSVSRVGDLGYLPQDPRVGDPEIPVSQRILSARGLDDAVRRLRASEVELASEDPAVAEKGMRRFQRALDEFEAGGGYAAESEAKTIANALGLPERLWEQPLKTLSGGQRRRVELVRILFSDAEVLILDEPTNHLDADSIIWLREWMKTFKGGFIVISHDNDLLEQTVNKVFHLDANREVIDVYNMGWKPYLQQREDDEARRKRESMNAMNKAKTLTDQANKMKARASGASAAQSMLKRAERLKQGIEAERQADKVAAIKFPTPQATGKTPLMAEGLSRNYGALEVFTAVDLAIDKGSRVVILGFNGAGKTTLLRILAGVDQPDTGEVIHGHGAKLGYYAQEHETLDVSRTVLQNMQAAAPSLDDTEARTVLGAFLFQGDDVHKPAAVLSGGEKTRLALASLVVSKANVLLLDEPTNNLDPASREEVLNAIRSYEGAIVLVTHDEGAVRALDPDRVLLLPDGAEDLWNESYAELVSLA, encoded by the coding sequence ATGATCACTGCCCAGAACGTCGAGATCCGCGTCGGACCCCGCAAGCTGATGGGCGATGTGACCTTCCGCGTCGGTCCCGGCGACAAGGTCGGCCTCGTCGGCCGCAACGGCGCCGGAAAGACGACGCTGACGAAGGTGCTCGCCGGTGACCTCGAGCCCGATGCGGGTTCGGTCAGCCGTGTGGGCGACCTCGGCTACCTGCCCCAGGACCCGCGCGTGGGTGACCCCGAGATCCCCGTGTCGCAGCGGATCCTCTCCGCGCGAGGGCTTGATGACGCCGTACGGCGGCTGCGGGCCTCCGAGGTCGAGCTGGCCTCCGAGGACCCGGCCGTGGCCGAGAAGGGCATGCGCCGCTTCCAGCGGGCGCTCGACGAGTTCGAGGCCGGTGGCGGGTACGCCGCCGAGTCGGAGGCCAAGACCATCGCGAACGCCCTCGGGCTGCCCGAGCGGCTCTGGGAGCAGCCGCTCAAGACCCTGTCGGGTGGTCAGCGTCGCCGCGTCGAACTGGTCCGCATCCTCTTCTCCGACGCCGAGGTGCTGATCCTCGACGAGCCGACCAACCACCTCGACGCCGACTCGATCATCTGGCTGCGTGAGTGGATGAAGACGTTCAAGGGCGGCTTCATCGTGATCTCCCACGACAACGACCTGCTCGAGCAGACGGTCAACAAGGTCTTCCACCTCGACGCCAACCGCGAGGTCATCGACGTCTACAACATGGGCTGGAAGCCGTACCTCCAGCAGCGTGAGGACGACGAGGCGCGCCGCAAGCGCGAGTCGATGAACGCGATGAACAAGGCGAAGACCCTCACCGACCAGGCCAACAAGATGAAGGCCCGCGCCTCCGGCGCCTCGGCCGCGCAGTCGATGCTGAAGCGCGCCGAGCGGCTCAAGCAGGGCATCGAGGCCGAGCGCCAGGCCGACAAGGTCGCGGCGATCAAGTTCCCGACCCCGCAGGCCACCGGCAAGACACCGCTCATGGCCGAGGGGCTGTCGCGCAACTACGGCGCGCTCGAGGTCTTCACGGCCGTCGACCTCGCGATCGACAAGGGCAGCCGCGTCGTCATCCTGGGTTTCAACGGCGCCGGCAAGACCACACTGCTGCGGATCCTCGCCGGGGTGGACCAACCCGACACCGGCGAGGTCATCCATGGCCACGGCGCCAAGCTCGGCTACTACGCCCAGGAGCACGAGACCCTCGACGTCTCCCGCACCGTCCTGCAGAACATGCAGGCCGCTGCTCCCTCGCTGGACGACACCGAGGCCCGCACCGTGCTCGGCGCGTTCCTCTTCCAGGGCGACGACGTGCACAAGCCGGCCGCCGTCCTCTCCGGTGGTGAGAAGACCCGCCTCGCGCTCGCCTCGCTGGTCGTCTCGAAGGCCAACGTGCTGTTGCTCGACGAGCCCACCAACAACCTCGACCCGGCCTCGCGCGAAGAGGTCCTCAACGCGATCCGCTCCTACGAGGGCGCGATCGTCCTGGTCACCCACGATGAGGGCGCCGTCCGGGCCCTCGACCCGGACCGGGTACTCCTGCTCCCCGACGGCGCCGAGGATCTCTGGAACGAGTCGTACGCCGAGCTCGTCTCGCTCGCCTGA
- a CDS encoding phosphotransferase translates to MWQPEPGWHPLSGGTATSTLGVWRTDIAGRAVVIKRLSAPTEEDPPELSDPHHFAWWRREADVATYGLLDSTPGLRAPVTAVEADEDGITLVQDWVEDGANSGLFAALSMGRFAAAELGSIRWLARGQLRSRLARIERRGGWQTLSRTTASDIAHVLWTKRERLLALLDDLPQVAQHGDPTLRNMRGREGDDLVAVDWGTLGIGPVGSDLGYYALGAREEFEPLLDAYLVGLPAGVATREQVTLGAQVTVVLTAFNRAEWALARVAGGEGALAGKFRHPSVAPHLRALQRQHTAVEALLDL, encoded by the coding sequence ATGTGGCAGCCCGAGCCGGGGTGGCATCCCCTGAGCGGTGGCACCGCCACGTCCACGCTCGGCGTCTGGCGCACCGACATCGCCGGCCGTGCGGTGGTGATCAAACGGCTCTCCGCGCCGACCGAGGAGGACCCGCCGGAGCTCTCCGACCCGCACCACTTCGCCTGGTGGCGGCGCGAGGCCGACGTGGCGACGTACGGCCTGCTGGACTCCACGCCCGGTCTGCGCGCTCCGGTGACGGCGGTCGAGGCCGACGAGGACGGCATCACCCTCGTCCAGGACTGGGTCGAGGACGGCGCCAACTCGGGGCTCTTCGCGGCGCTCTCGATGGGCCGCTTCGCCGCCGCCGAGCTGGGTTCGATCCGCTGGCTCGCCCGCGGGCAGCTTCGCAGCCGGTTGGCACGGATCGAGCGTCGCGGCGGGTGGCAGACCCTCTCCCGTACGACGGCCAGCGACATCGCACACGTCCTGTGGACCAAGCGGGAGCGACTCCTCGCACTTCTCGATGACCTGCCCCAGGTCGCGCAGCACGGCGACCCGACGTTGCGGAACATGCGGGGACGGGAGGGCGACGACCTGGTCGCCGTCGACTGGGGCACGCTGGGCATCGGGCCGGTCGGGTCCGACCTCGGGTACTACGCGCTCGGTGCGCGCGAGGAGTTCGAGCCGCTGCTCGACGCCTACCTCGTCGGCCTTCCCGCCGGCGTCGCGACGCGCGAGCAGGTGACGCTCGGTGCCCAGGTGACCGTGGTCCTCACCGCCTTCAACCGCGCCGAGTGGGCCCTGGCCCGCGTCGCCGGAGGAGAGGGCGCCCTGGCCGGGAAGTTCCGGCACCCGTCGGTCGCGCCCCACCTGCGTGCGCTGCAGCGGCAACATACCGCGGTCGAGGCCCTGCTCGATCTGTAA